The proteins below come from a single Synechococcus sp. WH 8101 genomic window:
- a CDS encoding GspE/PulE family protein, which produces MTVHAPAAAAQNPWHQQRLELELLLQVPVPERLDAAADAQLQEAMRRKDLTQQLQPLLARRDDSRDDSHDAPAPSLLDGFNPEGVLEEDPDENARLAGLHEDLEQSLRDSETSPVVNLVNRILLQALQLGASDIHVEPQQAGLQVRFRQDGVLQSYSEPLPSRLVPAVTSRFKIMADLDIAERRQAQDGRIRRRFQERTVDFRVNSLPSRFGEKIVLRLLDSSATQLGLDTLITDPAALELVRNLGAKPFGMILVTGPTGSGKSTTLYSLLAERNDPGINISTVEDPIEYTLPGITQCQVNRDKGFDFSTALRAFMRQDPDVLLVGETRDLETAKTAIEAALTGHLVLTTLHCNDAPSAIARLSEMGVEPFMVSASLIGIVSQRLLRKVCNHCCESYQPDASELGRFGLMTHNEADVRFVRAHHHDGDGQACPHCQGSGYRGRVGVYEVLRMNEELATAVARGATTDVIRRLALESGMTTLLGYSLELVRRGQTTLEEVGRMILTDAGLESERRARALHSLTCEGCGGGLQEGWLECPYCLTPRQ; this is translated from the coding sequence TTGACCGTCCACGCACCTGCCGCCGCTGCACAGAACCCTTGGCACCAGCAACGACTGGAGCTGGAGCTGCTGCTCCAGGTACCAGTACCGGAGCGTCTCGACGCTGCCGCTGATGCGCAACTGCAGGAGGCGATGCGACGGAAGGATCTGACCCAGCAGCTGCAACCCCTCCTGGCCCGGCGCGACGACAGCCGCGACGACAGCCACGACGCCCCAGCCCCATCCCTGCTCGATGGGTTCAACCCGGAGGGAGTTCTTGAGGAGGACCCCGACGAGAACGCCCGACTGGCAGGCCTGCACGAAGATCTGGAGCAGAGCCTGAGGGACTCCGAAACCTCACCGGTGGTGAATCTGGTGAACCGGATCCTGCTGCAGGCCCTGCAACTGGGTGCCAGCGACATTCATGTGGAACCGCAGCAGGCAGGCCTGCAGGTGCGGTTCCGACAGGACGGCGTGCTGCAGAGCTACAGCGAACCGTTGCCGAGTCGGTTGGTGCCCGCCGTGACCTCCCGCTTCAAGATCATGGCCGACCTGGACATCGCCGAACGCCGCCAGGCACAGGACGGCCGCATCCGCAGGCGCTTCCAGGAGCGCACAGTGGATTTCCGGGTCAACAGCCTGCCAAGCCGCTTCGGCGAAAAGATTGTGCTGCGCCTGCTCGACAGCTCCGCCACCCAGCTGGGGCTGGACACCTTGATCACCGACCCGGCGGCCCTGGAGCTGGTGCGCAATCTCGGCGCCAAACCCTTCGGAATGATCCTGGTGACCGGGCCAACGGGCTCAGGAAAATCGACAACGCTGTATTCGCTGCTGGCGGAGCGCAACGATCCGGGCATCAACATCTCCACCGTTGAAGATCCGATCGAATACACCCTGCCGGGCATCACGCAGTGCCAGGTGAACCGCGACAAAGGCTTTGATTTCAGCACCGCCCTGCGCGCCTTCATGCGCCAGGACCCGGACGTGCTGCTGGTGGGCGAAACCCGCGACCTGGAGACCGCCAAGACAGCGATCGAAGCGGCGCTCACCGGTCACCTGGTGCTGACCACACTCCATTGCAACGATGCACCGAGTGCCATCGCCCGCCTGAGCGAGATGGGGGTGGAACCGTTCATGGTCAGCGCCTCCCTGATCGGCATCGTGTCGCAACGCCTGCTGCGCAAGGTGTGCAACCACTGCTGCGAGAGCTATCAGCCCGATGCCAGCGAACTGGGGCGGTTCGGACTGATGACCCACAACGAAGCGGATGTGCGCTTTGTGCGCGCCCATCACCACGATGGCGACGGCCAGGCCTGTCCCCACTGCCAGGGCAGTGGGTATCGGGGCCGGGTGGGGGTTTATGAAGTGCTGCGGATGAATGAGGAGCTGGCGACGGCGGTGGCCCGTGGCGCCACCACCGACGTGATCCGGCGGCTCGCTCTGGAAAGCGGCATGACGACGCTGCTGGGCTACAGCCTGGAACTGGTGCGCCGCGGCCAGACCACCCTGGAGGAGGTGGGCCGAATGATCCTCACCGATGCCGGTCTGGAATCGGAACGCCGCGCCCGAGCCCTGCACAGCCTCACCTGCGAGGGCTGCGGTGGCGGACTGCAGGAAGGCTGGCTGGAATGTCCGTACTGTCTGACCCCACGTCAGTGA
- the grpE gene encoding nucleotide exchange factor GrpE → MSGDPSSPAQEPVHDATPEGEVQASVVEPADANAAAADQPAANQSPVDQPAAGQPAADNEARLEQLEREHSTLRDEHETLRSQYMRIAADFDNFRKRQSRDQDDLKLQITCSTLSEILPVVDNFERARQQLNPESEEAQSLHRSYQGLYKQLVDVLKQLGVAPMRVVGQEFDPTLHEAVLREPSDEHGEDVVIEELQRGYHLQGRVLRHAMVKVSMGPGPQDQAGATPATEASAESAEPEGGQPDHDQA, encoded by the coding sequence ATGAGTGGTGATCCCTCCTCCCCCGCGCAAGAGCCCGTCCATGATGCGACGCCTGAAGGCGAGGTCCAGGCATCGGTGGTCGAGCCTGCCGACGCCAATGCTGCGGCCGCGGATCAACCCGCTGCGAACCAATCCCCCGTTGACCAACCTGCTGCGGGCCAACCCGCTGCGGACAACGAGGCCAGGCTGGAACAGCTGGAGCGCGAGCACAGCACTCTGCGCGATGAGCACGAGACCCTGCGCAGTCAATACATGCGCATCGCTGCCGATTTCGACAACTTCCGCAAGCGCCAGAGCCGGGATCAGGACGATCTCAAGCTTCAGATCACCTGCAGCACCCTGAGCGAAATCCTGCCGGTGGTCGACAACTTCGAACGGGCACGCCAGCAACTCAACCCGGAAAGCGAGGAGGCCCAGTCGCTGCATCGCAGCTATCAGGGTCTCTACAAACAGCTGGTGGATGTGCTCAAGCAGCTGGGCGTTGCCCCGATGCGGGTGGTGGGTCAGGAGTTTGACCCGACCCTGCACGAAGCGGTGCTCCGCGAACCGAGTGATGAGCACGGCGAAGATGTGGTGATCGAGGAGCTTCAGCGCGGCTACCACCTGCAGGGCCGCGTGCTTCGTCACGCCATGGTGAAGGTGTCGATGGGTCCGGGTCCTCAGGATCAGGCCGGGGCAACCCCGGCGACGGAGGCCTCGGCCGAGAGCGCTGAGCCGGAGGGCGGACAACCCGACCATGATCAGGCCTGA
- the dnaJ gene encoding molecular chaperone DnaJ translates to MADYYDMLGVGRDADADTLKRAYRRLARQYHPDVNKDPGAEDRFKEIGRAYEVLSDPQTRARYDQFGEAGLGGAAGMPDMGDMGGFADLFETFFSGFGGAGGGGRQRRRGPQQGDDLRYDLTIDFEQAVFGQEREIRIPHLETCTTCNGSGAKSGSGPTTCTTCGGVGQVRRATRTPFGSFTQVAECPSCNGSGQVIADPCTACGGQGVQQVRKKLRINIPAGVDTGTRLRVAGEGNAGLRGGPAGDLYVFLTVKPHPSLRRDGLTVLSEVKVSYLQAILGDTIEVDTVDGPANLEIPAGTQPNAVLTLENKGIPKLGNPVARGNQRISVTVQLPTRLNDDERRLLEDLAGHHSARGEQHHHHKSGLFARLFGQR, encoded by the coding sequence ATGGCCGATTATTACGACATGCTCGGCGTCGGTAGGGACGCCGATGCCGACACGCTGAAGCGGGCCTATCGGCGTCTGGCTCGCCAGTACCACCCGGATGTGAACAAGGATCCCGGTGCGGAGGATCGCTTCAAGGAGATCGGCCGGGCCTACGAAGTGCTCAGCGATCCCCAGACCCGTGCCCGTTACGACCAGTTCGGGGAAGCGGGGCTCGGTGGTGCTGCCGGCATGCCCGATATGGGCGATATGGGCGGCTTCGCCGACTTGTTCGAGACCTTCTTCAGTGGGTTCGGCGGCGCAGGTGGTGGCGGCCGACAGCGCCGTCGTGGGCCCCAGCAGGGCGACGATCTGCGTTACGACCTCACGATTGATTTCGAGCAGGCTGTTTTCGGGCAGGAGCGGGAGATCCGGATTCCCCACCTCGAAACCTGCACCACCTGCAATGGCAGCGGTGCCAAAAGCGGCAGTGGTCCCACCACCTGCACCACCTGTGGTGGCGTGGGCCAGGTCCGTCGCGCCACCCGCACCCCCTTCGGCAGTTTCACCCAGGTGGCGGAATGCCCCAGCTGCAATGGCAGCGGTCAGGTGATCGCCGATCCCTGCACCGCCTGTGGTGGTCAGGGGGTGCAGCAGGTGCGCAAGAAGCTGCGCATCAACATTCCTGCGGGTGTGGACACGGGCACGCGCCTGCGGGTTGCCGGTGAAGGTAATGCCGGCCTGCGGGGAGGTCCCGCTGGCGATCTCTATGTGTTTCTCACGGTCAAACCCCATCCCAGCCTGCGCCGGGATGGCCTCACCGTGCTCTCCGAGGTGAAGGTCAGCTACCTGCAGGCGATTCTCGGCGACACGATCGAGGTGGACACCGTGGATGGGCCCGCCAATCTCGAGATTCCGGCAGGGACCCAACCCAATGCCGTGCTCACCCTCGAGAACAAGGGAATTCCCAAACTGGGCAACCCGGTGGCCCGCGGCAATCAACGCATCAGCGTCACGGTGCAGCTGCCCACCCGGCTCAATGACGATGAACGCCGTCTGCTTGAGGATCTGGCCGGACACCATTCGGCCCGTGGTGAGCAACACCATCACCACAAGAGCGGCCTGTTCGCCCGGTTGTTCGGGCAACGCTGA
- a CDS encoding sulfurtransferase TusA family protein, with translation MESSGADPNLDLRGTPCPVNFIRCRLALETLPCGAQLQVTLDRGEPEAMVLPGLQQDGHAVSVLHTDADWLRIVVTRGPA, from the coding sequence GTGGAGTCGTCTGGGGCCGATCCAAACCTCGATCTGCGCGGCACGCCCTGTCCCGTGAATTTCATCCGTTGTCGCCTGGCCCTGGAGACGCTTCCTTGCGGCGCTCAGCTGCAGGTGACGCTCGATCGGGGTGAGCCGGAGGCGATGGTGCTTCCTGGTTTGCAGCAGGACGGTCACGCCGTCTCGGTGCTTCACACCGATGCGGATTGGTTGCGGATTGTGGTGACCCGTGGACCGGCCTGA
- the rsgA gene encoding ribosome small subunit-dependent GTPase A translates to MDRPERQPGVVVALQANYLEVELERIESGLRLLCTRRTRLAHRGAAVHVGDHVWVEAIDRRQARAVVASVEPRSSWLARPPVANVTAVVVVLAVEQPAFDLDQASRFLLTAEQTGLAVQVLLSKSDLIPEEQLRLLVQRLQGWGYGVLPVSSQTGMGLDTLRSRLACQPLSVLCGPSGVGKSSLLNALIPQLELRVGAVSGRLQRGRHTTRHVELHPLASGARVADTPGFNRPELPADAHNLEVLFPELRSRIAQHPCRFRDCLHRDEPGCGVDRDWDRYPVYRRAVEDLLAVSRPSRGG, encoded by the coding sequence GTGGACCGGCCTGAGCGCCAGCCCGGTGTGGTGGTGGCGCTTCAGGCCAATTACCTCGAGGTGGAGTTGGAGAGGATTGAGTCTGGGCTGCGTCTTCTCTGCACCCGTCGCACCCGACTCGCCCATCGGGGTGCGGCGGTGCATGTGGGAGATCACGTCTGGGTGGAGGCGATCGATCGACGCCAGGCCCGGGCGGTTGTGGCATCGGTGGAACCACGCAGCAGTTGGTTGGCACGACCGCCGGTGGCCAACGTCACCGCGGTGGTGGTGGTGCTGGCGGTGGAACAACCGGCTTTCGATCTCGACCAGGCCAGTCGGTTTTTGCTCACTGCCGAACAGACCGGATTGGCGGTGCAGGTGTTGCTGAGCAAATCAGATCTGATCCCGGAGGAGCAGTTGCGCTTGCTGGTGCAGCGTCTGCAGGGCTGGGGCTATGGCGTGCTGCCGGTGTCGAGCCAGACCGGCATGGGCTTGGATACGTTGCGTTCCCGGTTGGCGTGCCAACCGCTGTCGGTGCTCTGCGGGCCTTCGGGGGTGGGCAAGAGTTCCCTGCTCAATGCCCTGATTCCTCAGCTTGAACTCCGGGTCGGAGCGGTGTCTGGTCGCCTGCAACGGGGCCGTCACACCACCCGGCACGTGGAGTTACATCCCTTGGCTTCCGGAGCGCGGGTGGCTGACACGCCCGGGTTTAACCGCCCGGAGTTGCCAGCTGATGCGCACAACCTGGAGGTGCTGTTTCCGGAATTGCGCTCTCGGATCGCTCAGCACCCCTGCCGTTTCCGTGATTGCCTCCACCGGGATGAGCCCGGTTGTGGTGTGGATCGCGACTGGGATCGCTACCCCGTCTACCGGCGTGCAGTGGAGGACCTGCTGGCTGTCAGCCGCCCATCCCGGGGAGGTTGA
- a CDS encoding YbaB/EbfC family nucleoid-associated protein → MAGFGLPNFGQLTEAFRKAQQIQQDAQKLQEELDAMEIEGSSEDGKASIWLSGNQQPLRVRLDPALLAEGQAAAEAAVLAALQSAYERSTGTMKERMEELTGGLNLNLPGMGG, encoded by the coding sequence ATGGCAGGGTTCGGACTCCCCAATTTCGGTCAGCTCACGGAAGCCTTCCGGAAGGCCCAGCAAATCCAGCAGGACGCCCAGAAGCTCCAGGAAGAACTGGATGCCATGGAAATCGAGGGGAGCTCTGAGGATGGCAAGGCCAGCATCTGGCTCTCGGGCAATCAACAGCCCCTGCGGGTGCGTCTCGACCCCGCCTTGCTCGCCGAAGGCCAGGCCGCTGCCGAAGCCGCTGTGCTCGCCGCCCTGCAATCCGCCTACGAACGCTCCACCGGCACCATGAAAGAGCGCATGGAGGAGCTCACCGGTGGGCTCAACCTCAACCTCCCCGGGATGGGCGGCTGA
- the murB gene encoding UDP-N-acetylmuramate dehydrogenase → MQLVESGLLKRQVSLADYTTWRVGGPAEWLAEPSNDEQLDALLQWAQDEGLPCRVIGAGSNLLIHDGGLPGLTLCLRKLQGSDLDADSGTVSAWAGEPIPTLARRAARAGLHGLEWAVGIPGTVGGAAVMNAGAQGGCTAERLVAVDVLSLDGETCGARLRLKHNELDFDYRHSRLQNGHHLVIRGHFQLEPGHDPTALTQRTSSNLSHRTGTQSYQWPSCGSVFRNPEPLKAGRLIEALGLKGQRIGDAQVSPMHANFIVNLGHATAEQISDLIELVQTTVTKHHGIHLHPEVKRLGFPEATPL, encoded by the coding sequence ATGCAGCTGGTGGAGTCCGGCCTGCTCAAGCGTCAGGTCTCGCTCGCTGACTACACCACCTGGCGGGTGGGTGGCCCAGCTGAATGGCTGGCGGAGCCCTCGAACGACGAGCAACTCGATGCCCTGCTCCAGTGGGCTCAGGACGAAGGCCTTCCCTGCCGCGTGATCGGTGCCGGCTCCAACCTGTTGATCCACGATGGCGGCCTGCCCGGACTGACGCTCTGCCTACGCAAACTGCAGGGCAGTGACCTCGATGCCGACAGCGGAACGGTGAGCGCCTGGGCCGGTGAACCGATTCCGACGCTGGCGCGGCGAGCGGCCCGCGCCGGCCTGCACGGCCTGGAATGGGCTGTGGGCATTCCTGGCACCGTGGGAGGAGCGGCTGTGATGAACGCCGGAGCCCAGGGGGGCTGCACCGCCGAGCGGTTGGTGGCTGTGGATGTGCTCAGTCTCGATGGCGAGACCTGCGGAGCCAGGCTCAGGCTTAAGCACAACGAGCTTGACTTCGACTATCGACACAGCCGTCTACAGAACGGCCACCATCTGGTGATCCGGGGTCACTTCCAGCTGGAACCCGGCCACGACCCAACAGCACTGACCCAGCGCACCAGCAGCAATCTCAGCCATCGCACCGGAACTCAGTCCTATCAGTGGCCAAGCTGCGGCAGTGTGTTTCGTAATCCGGAGCCGTTGAAAGCCGGACGACTGATCGAAGCGCTCGGGCTCAAAGGCCAGCGCATCGGTGATGCCCAGGTGTCACCAATGCATGCCAATTTCATTGTGAACCTGGGCCACGCCACGGCCGAACAGATCAGCGACCTGATCGAACTGGTGCAGACCACCGTGACCAAGCATCACGGCATCCATCTGCACCCGGAGGTGAAGCGACTCGGTTTCCCCGAAGCCACGCCGCTCTGA
- the murC gene encoding UDP-N-acetylmuramate--L-alanine ligase, producing MARLLSRQQPIHFIGIGGIGMSALALILAERGYSVSGSEPRHSAIVQQLMARGITVMDAQLASTIDRLVAGAASLPLVVVSTAIPESNPELIAARARGLSIWHRSDILAALIAEQPAIAVAGSHGKTTTSTVITTLLAAAGEDPTAVIGGVVPCYGSNGHAGNGRYLVAEADESDGSLVKFQAELGVLTNLELDHTDHYNSLDDLVATLQRFASGCERLLANQDDPILRDHFQATAWWSVERREGVDFAALPVRLDGDRTIADFYEKGGLVGRITLPLPGLHNLSNVTGALAACRLAGVEFSRLQRGLEQLQAPGRRFDFRGDWQGRQIVDDYAHHPSEVSATLTMARLMVSSGRSPLPRQPQRLTVVFQPHRYSRTQEFLHQFAAALTVADLVLLAPVYSAGEAPIAEVSSHALAGSMRHLAPEQAVLVADSMDELTALVQEHSRPDDLVLAMGAGDVNSLWTRLTDDSVSSPQPQHSPLAA from the coding sequence TTGGCCCGTTTGCTTAGCCGCCAGCAGCCCATTCACTTCATCGGCATCGGCGGCATCGGCATGTCGGCCCTCGCCCTGATCCTGGCGGAACGGGGCTACAGCGTCAGCGGCTCGGAGCCGCGCCACTCGGCCATCGTGCAACAGCTCATGGCGCGTGGCATCACCGTGATGGATGCCCAGCTGGCCAGCACCATCGACCGGCTGGTCGCGGGTGCAGCTTCCCTACCTCTGGTGGTGGTCAGCACCGCCATTCCAGAATCCAATCCCGAATTGATTGCAGCGCGGGCCCGGGGGCTCAGCATCTGGCACCGCTCCGACATCCTCGCCGCCCTGATCGCGGAACAACCGGCCATCGCCGTGGCGGGCAGCCACGGCAAAACCACCACTAGCACCGTGATCACCACGTTGCTGGCCGCTGCGGGAGAGGATCCCACCGCTGTGATCGGTGGCGTGGTGCCCTGCTACGGCAGCAATGGTCATGCGGGCAACGGCCGCTACCTGGTGGCGGAAGCGGATGAATCGGATGGGTCCCTGGTGAAATTCCAGGCCGAGCTGGGAGTGCTCACCAACCTGGAGCTCGACCACACCGACCATTACAACAGCCTCGATGACCTCGTGGCCACCCTGCAGCGCTTTGCCTCCGGCTGCGAGCGACTGCTGGCCAATCAGGACGACCCGATCCTGCGGGACCATTTCCAGGCGACCGCCTGGTGGTCGGTGGAACGCCGCGAAGGTGTTGACTTCGCGGCCCTCCCGGTGCGGCTCGATGGCGATCGCACCATCGCCGACTTCTACGAAAAGGGTGGGCTGGTGGGCCGTATCACCCTGCCGCTGCCGGGCCTGCACAACCTCAGCAACGTGACCGGCGCCCTTGCCGCCTGCCGTTTGGCTGGGGTGGAGTTCAGCCGACTGCAACGGGGACTGGAGCAGTTGCAGGCACCGGGTCGCCGTTTCGATTTCCGCGGTGACTGGCAAGGGCGTCAGATCGTGGATGATTACGCCCACCACCCCAGCGAAGTGAGTGCCACCCTCACCATGGCGCGATTGATGGTGAGCAGTGGCCGCAGCCCCCTGCCCCGCCAGCCCCAACGGCTCACCGTGGTGTTTCAACCTCACCGCTACAGCCGCACCCAGGAATTCCTGCATCAATTCGCCGCCGCTCTCACCGTGGCCGACCTGGTGTTGCTGGCACCCGTCTACAGCGCCGGTGAAGCGCCGATCGCCGAGGTCAGCAGCCATGCTCTCGCAGGTTCCATGCGGCATCTAGCGCCGGAACAAGCCGTGCTCGTGGCCGACAGCATGGACGAGCTGACCGCTCTGGTGCAGGAGCACAGTCGCCCGGATGATCTGGTGCTGGCCATGGGGGCCGGTGATGTGAACAGCCTGTGGACACGACTGACCGACGACAGCGTTTCCTCGCCCCAGCCCCAGCATTCCCCATTGGCGGCCTGA
- the gap gene encoding type I glyceraldehyde-3-phosphate dehydrogenase encodes MTLRVAINGFGRIGRNFMRCWISRGANTDIEVVGLNDTSDPKTNSHLLTYDTMLGRIQGAEIGYTEDTLIVNGKTIQCYSDRNPLNLPWKEWDIDLVIESTGVFNTDEKASMHLQAGAKKVILTAPGKGDGVGTFVVGVNADQYRHEDFNILSNASCTTNCMAPIVKVIDQEFGIVKGSMTTVHSYTGDQRILDASHRDLRRARAAAMNIVPTTTGAAKAVALVYPEVKGKLDGLALRVPTPNVSLVDMVFNVSKNTTKEEVNAALKAASEGSAKGIIKFCELPLVSTDHAGTDESTIVDAELTKVMGGDQVKILSWYDNEWGYSQRVVDLAEIVAKNWK; translated from the coding sequence ATGACCCTGCGCGTTGCGATCAATGGATTCGGCCGAATTGGTCGCAACTTCATGCGTTGCTGGATCAGCCGTGGTGCCAACACCGACATCGAGGTGGTGGGTCTGAACGACACGTCGGATCCCAAAACCAATTCTCACCTGCTCACCTACGACACCATGCTGGGTCGGATTCAGGGAGCTGAGATCGGTTACACCGAGGACACCCTGATCGTGAATGGCAAAACGATTCAGTGCTATTCCGACCGCAACCCTCTGAATCTTCCCTGGAAGGAATGGGACATCGATCTGGTGATCGAATCCACCGGTGTTTTCAACACCGACGAGAAGGCCAGCATGCACCTCCAGGCCGGCGCCAAGAAGGTGATCCTCACCGCTCCTGGTAAGGGTGATGGCGTGGGCACGTTCGTGGTGGGTGTGAACGCCGACCAATATCGCCACGAGGATTTCAACATCCTCTCCAATGCCAGCTGCACCACTAACTGCATGGCGCCGATCGTGAAGGTGATCGACCAGGAATTCGGCATCGTCAAAGGGTCGATGACGACCGTGCACAGCTACACCGGTGACCAGCGCATTCTCGACGCCAGCCATCGCGACCTGCGTCGTGCTCGTGCTGCAGCAATGAACATCGTCCCCACCACCACCGGCGCCGCTAAGGCCGTGGCCTTGGTTTATCCCGAGGTGAAGGGCAAGCTCGATGGTCTCGCTTTGCGCGTTCCCACCCCCAATGTGTCCTTGGTGGACATGGTCTTCAACGTGAGCAAGAACACCACGAAGGAAGAAGTGAATGCGGCTCTCAAGGCGGCATCTGAGGGTTCCGCCAAGGGCATCATCAAATTCTGCGAACTGCCCCTGGTGTCCACTGACCATGCCGGCACCGATGAATCCACCATCGTTGATGCTGAACTCACCAAGGTGATGGGCGGTGACCAGGTGAAGATTCTTTCCTGGTACGACAATGAGTGGGGTTACAGCCAGCGTGTGGTTGATCTCGCCGAGATCGTGGCCAAGAACTGGAAGTGA
- the thiL gene encoding thiamine-phosphate kinase: MALPETAAITECLRDLGEAELIRRLARFAPPGQFDDDTAAVQGDNDTLLINTDLLVEGVHFSDTTTSPQDVGWRAAAANLSDLAASGVTEPVGLTVGLVAPAQTPWRWVEGVYEGLSAALSRHGGSLLGGDCTGGQQRMLAITALGHCGPLRLHRNQAQAGDWLVVSGPHGLSRLGLALLRGEVDLHHHSIDDQLHAAAILQHQRPQPRFAALRDLLACKPLDLPWRAAGTDSSDGLLRAVQDLCRSSGCSAELDPTTLPLAPGWPQELNRESWCLTGGEDFELVLSLPPEWAKPWIAQAPGRQRIGRITTNTNAGILWSDGRGVVSAGGEFQHFQA, from the coding sequence ATGGCCCTGCCTGAGACCGCGGCCATAACGGAATGCCTGCGCGATCTGGGAGAAGCGGAGCTGATCCGCCGCCTGGCGCGCTTTGCCCCTCCAGGCCAGTTCGATGACGACACGGCAGCCGTGCAGGGCGACAACGACACCCTGCTGATCAACACCGATCTGCTGGTGGAGGGTGTTCACTTCAGCGACACCACCACCAGCCCACAAGATGTGGGTTGGCGGGCCGCCGCCGCCAACCTCTCCGATCTGGCTGCCAGCGGCGTGACCGAACCCGTGGGGCTCACCGTGGGCCTGGTGGCACCAGCGCAGACGCCATGGCGCTGGGTGGAAGGGGTCTATGAAGGACTCAGCGCAGCCCTGAGCCGCCATGGCGGCTCCTTACTGGGGGGCGACTGCACCGGAGGGCAGCAGCGCATGCTCGCGATCACCGCCCTGGGTCACTGCGGGCCGCTGCGACTGCATCGCAACCAGGCACAGGCCGGCGACTGGCTCGTGGTGAGTGGGCCCCATGGGCTCAGCCGGCTGGGGCTCGCTCTGTTGCGCGGGGAGGTCGACCTTCACCACCACTCAATCGATGACCAACTCCATGCAGCGGCGATCCTGCAGCATCAACGGCCTCAACCACGCTTCGCAGCCCTCCGTGACCTCCTGGCCTGCAAGCCATTGGATCTGCCCTGGCGCGCAGCTGGCACCGACAGCAGTGACGGACTGCTGAGAGCCGTGCAGGATCTATGCCGCAGCAGCGGCTGCAGCGCTGAACTGGATCCCACAACGCTGCCCCTGGCTCCAGGTTGGCCCCAGGAGCTGAACCGGGAGAGCTGGTGCCTCACCGGAGGGGAAGACTTCGAACTCGTGCTCAGCCTGCCGCCGGAGTGGGCCAAGCCATGGATCGCCCAGGCACCGGGTCGACAACGGATCGGCCGGATCACGACCAACACCAATGCAGGCATCCTCTGGAGTGACGGCCGTGGGGTCGTGTCAGCAGGCGGAGAATTTCAACATTTCCAGGCCTAA
- a CDS encoding peptidylprolyl isomerase, whose product MALQRLSALLVALISAVGLVLAEPAHAGLPQGNAVKDPAAILRDALPFDQPDLRELQHRLEGTSDDLRAKRWSALSRSLSRSQALLATRRRVILEAIPEPEQASAEHLLDTVSDGIHQLQEEVEAQDKADFLQTRRSTLNRIGDLEAMLMQDAIPEIPSEFDALPRLLGRATVTINTTQGAMTAVVDGYNAPLTAGAFIDLALKGFYDGLPFTRAEDFYILQTGDPEGPEIGYIDPSTKQERHVPLEIRVPGEPETLYNQTFEDVGLYKATPTLPFATLGTLGWAHSDQALDDGSSQFFMFLYEAELTPAGLNLVDGRNAAFGYVVDGFDVLEELGVDDRVLTITVTDGADRLQAHA is encoded by the coding sequence ATGGCACTTCAGCGTCTCTCCGCCCTGCTGGTTGCCCTGATCAGCGCCGTTGGGCTGGTCCTGGCTGAACCGGCCCATGCCGGCTTACCGCAGGGCAACGCCGTCAAAGACCCGGCGGCGATCTTGCGGGATGCCCTGCCCTTCGATCAGCCCGATCTGCGCGAGCTACAACATCGTCTGGAGGGAACCAGCGATGACCTGCGCGCCAAGCGCTGGAGTGCCCTGTCACGATCGCTCAGCCGCAGCCAGGCCCTGCTCGCCACGCGGCGCAGGGTCATCCTCGAGGCCATTCCCGAACCGGAGCAGGCCAGCGCTGAGCACCTGCTCGACACCGTTTCAGACGGCATCCATCAACTCCAGGAGGAGGTGGAGGCCCAGGACAAAGCCGACTTCCTGCAAACCCGCCGCAGCACCCTGAATCGCATCGGTGACCTGGAAGCGATGCTGATGCAGGACGCGATCCCCGAGATCCCTTCCGAATTCGACGCCCTGCCCCGCCTGCTGGGACGGGCCACCGTGACGATCAACACCACCCAGGGAGCAATGACGGCCGTGGTGGATGGCTACAACGCCCCTCTGACGGCGGGCGCCTTCATCGATCTCGCCCTCAAAGGCTTCTACGACGGCCTTCCCTTCACACGGGCCGAGGATTTCTACATCCTTCAGACGGGTGATCCGGAAGGTCCGGAAATCGGCTACATCGATCCGAGCACCAAGCAGGAACGCCACGTGCCACTGGAAATCCGGGTGCCCGGAGAGCCTGAAACGCTTTACAACCAGACCTTCGAGGATGTGGGGCTGTACAAAGCGACGCCGACCCTTCCCTTCGCCACCCTGGGCACCCTGGGATGGGCCCACTCCGATCAGGCGCTGGATGACGGATCGTCCCAGTTCTTCATGTTCCTGTATGAGGCCGAGCTCACCCCCGCCGGGCTCAACCTGGTGGATGGACGCAACGCCGCCTTCGGCTACGTGGTGGATGGCTTCGACGTGCTCGAAGAGCTCGGCGTGGACGACCGGGTGCTGACCATCACCGTGACGGACGGCGCCGATCGGCTGCAGGCCCACGCCTGA